A window of Candidatus Nitrospira nitrificans genomic DNA:
TGTCCGGCCGCAGCCGCGCCACGAACGACAGTCAGCCGTTCAATCCCTCCCGAACGAAGCGCCAAGTCGCGTTGTAGAGAAAGCAGGTTCTCCTGGGCCGTCTCCATTTTGAGCTCACGAATCTGGGCATCGACAAATATCAAGGATCGCTTTAACTCTTGAACGTGGAAAATGGCATCGGCTAGTGTCTGATCGATCACGCCAACGACTGAAGCAGGGGGACTCTGATCCTGAAGTCGATCAGAGACCTGCGCGACAATTTGTTGGCCGACTTTGGCCGTGACATCGTCGATCTGCTGAAGCAATGTGGAAGCCAGCCAATGGAGACGAATGATCTGAACCTTTCGATTGACCAGTTCAGAAAGAGAGAGAATCGTTTCATAGAACGCATGTCCGGTAATGGAAAGTTCTTTATGTACGCGGCCAAATAACTCAAACATCATAGTCCGATAAGATATATTAT
This region includes:
- a CDS encoding TrkA C-terminal domain-containing protein, which codes for MMFELFGRVHKELSITGHAFYETILSLSELVNRKVQIIRLHWLASTLLQQIDDVTAKVGQQIVAQVSDRLQDQSPPASVVGVIDQTLADAIFHVQELKRSLIFVDAQIRELKMETAQENLLSLQRDLALRSGGIERLTVVRGAAAAGQPLSALPRSSSAYVATVLRGPFLLAPTSDLHFRPGDIVVLIGAQMELDQLVSWFTGQRPPSPRPSQDRRRRV